The following proteins come from a genomic window of Chlamydiales bacterium:
- a CDS encoding methyltransferase domain-containing protein, whose product MKDSYLFIKRFFSHPSTIGSVVPSSKSLAWHMTKQALQKKNRPLRYLEVGAGSGALTKHLIPKLRKNDTLDLVEIDPYFCLQLKKKYSHFPYIKIHQISILEFEKNNYDVVISSLPINAFKSSCVDKILIKYKTLVKQGGVISYFEYMGLGKIKKLYLLGKLQVDFNTILLLKKNFVESYCTEVNKIWWNFPPARVFHCQM is encoded by the coding sequence ATGAAAGATTCCTATTTATTTATTAAAAGATTTTTTTCTCATCCATCAACTATCGGATCTGTTGTACCAAGTTCGAAAAGTTTAGCCTGGCATATGACTAAACAAGCACTTCAAAAAAAAAATAGGCCTTTGCGTTATCTTGAAGTTGGTGCTGGATCAGGTGCTCTAACTAAACACCTCATCCCAAAGCTAAGAAAAAATGATACGCTGGATCTTGTAGAAATTGATCCTTATTTCTGCTTACAATTAAAAAAAAAATACTCACACTTCCCCTATATAAAAATTCATCAAATCTCAATTCTTGAATTTGAAAAAAATAACTATGATGTTGTCATTTCTAGTCTTCCTATCAATGCGTTTAAATCGAGTTGCGTTGATAAAATCCTCATCAAGTACAAAACATTAGTAAAACAAGGGGGAGTTATTTCTTATTTTGAATACATGGGTTTAGGAAAAATTAAAAAACTATATCTATTGGGAAAACTTCAAGTTGATTTCAACACAATTCTTCTATTAAAGAAAAATTTTGTTGAGAGTTATTGTACTGAAGTCAATAAAATTTGGTGGAACTTTCCTCCTGCTCGTGTTTTTCACTGTCAAATGTAG
- a CDS encoding DEAD/DEAH box helicase — translation MTSCTFKSLGLNQSLLSTIEEMGFFSPTPIQQEVIPLILSGTDVVGQAQTGTGKTAAFGLPTIQMMTKRGAAQILVITPTRELASQVAEELYQFGKLDQLKVCVICGGKSFKHQIDSFNHGADILVATPGRLLDLLDSKRLTNFQPKTVILDEADEMLNMGFYEDIQEIFKYLPTERQTLLFSATMPKQIQILIKKILEKPIFVKTHSDKTTDQNIAQAYYLIEDYERDHAIIRLFEERKFIKTIIFCKTKKDVDRLSEILSKKDFRAKGLHGDMEQNQRQRVTNAFRAGEMDILVATDLAARGLNIVDVTHVVNYHIPFDVENYVHRIGRTGRAGQKGNAITFVTPKEFYRLMRYQKHIGSTLVQKFIPNKQEIRKAQIADLINKIHLQGFDENIRENLLKDLQQKMDLEILVCKMLAMVLKEKLIEGPDKIGISNDQKKHDRKKKKKNSVYPKKHKKYIKSR, via the coding sequence ATGACATCCTGTACATTTAAAAGCTTAGGACTCAATCAATCCCTTTTATCTACAATTGAGGAAATGGGTTTCTTCTCTCCAACTCCTATTCAACAGGAAGTCATTCCCCTCATCCTATCTGGAACAGATGTAGTAGGTCAAGCACAAACGGGTACGGGTAAAACAGCTGCTTTTGGTTTGCCTACTATTCAAATGATGACAAAAAGAGGTGCAGCACAAATTCTTGTGATCACTCCAACTCGAGAGCTTGCCTCTCAAGTAGCCGAAGAACTCTATCAATTTGGAAAATTGGATCAATTAAAAGTTTGCGTGATATGCGGTGGAAAATCATTTAAACATCAAATTGATAGTTTTAATCATGGCGCTGACATCCTAGTCGCCACTCCTGGAAGATTGCTCGATCTTTTAGATTCAAAACGACTCACTAATTTTCAACCGAAAACTGTTATTCTTGATGAAGCAGATGAAATGTTAAATATGGGATTTTATGAAGATATTCAAGAAATTTTTAAATATCTACCTACAGAAAGGCAAACTCTTCTTTTTTCTGCAACTATGCCTAAACAAATTCAAATACTGATTAAAAAAATTCTTGAAAAGCCTATTTTTGTAAAAACACATTCTGACAAAACCACAGATCAAAACATTGCTCAAGCTTACTATCTCATTGAAGATTATGAACGCGATCATGCAATCATCCGTCTCTTTGAGGAAAGAAAATTTATAAAAACCATTATCTTTTGCAAGACAAAAAAAGATGTTGATCGATTATCTGAAATCCTAAGCAAAAAAGATTTTCGAGCAAAAGGGCTGCATGGTGATATGGAACAGAATCAAAGACAACGTGTGACAAATGCATTTCGTGCGGGAGAAATGGATATTTTAGTGGCAACTGATCTTGCTGCAAGAGGGTTAAATATTGTGGATGTCACTCATGTAGTTAACTACCATATTCCTTTTGATGTTGAAAACTATGTACATCGTATTGGCCGAACAGGAAGAGCAGGGCAAAAAGGAAATGCGATCACTTTTGTGACACCAAAAGAATTTTATAGGCTTATGCGCTATCAAAAACATATAGGAAGCACTTTAGTGCAAAAATTTATTCCTAATAAACAGGAAATTCGAAAGGCACAAATTGCTGACTTAATCAATAAAATTCATCTCCAAGGGTTTGATGAGAATATTCGAGAGAATCTCTTAAAAGATCTACAACAAAAAATGGATCTTGAAATTCTCGTTTGCAAAATGCTTGCAATGGTATTAAAAGAGAAACTCATTGAAGGACCCGATAAAATTGGGATTTCAAATGATCAAAAAAAACACGATCGAAAAAAAAAGAAAAAAAACTCTGTCTATCCAAAGAAGCATAAGAAATATATCAAGTCTAGGTAA
- a CDS encoding peptide ABC transporter substrate-binding protein, with amino-acid sequence MTCPQVLHINHQGNYTSAHPHTGVDFGCRNLQKALFEGLTRHNSEGLPELAGAENVEVSPDKTQYIFTLRPMLWTNGKTVTAFDFERSWKEAISPQSNCLRPDLFYPIKNAKRAKIKEVSIDDVGIKAIDDRTLVVDLEHPTPYFLDLTANAVFYPLYDKSEEPTVFNGPFFLKKWNFSQNIILKKNPKYWDAENVKLEEIDISLVSDPNTAILMYEKGEIDWVGHPFTWLPLDTIKKMSESQEFNSQPIAGVYWITLNNDTFPLSSAKIRRALSAAIDRNLIAEHVALGEIVTNTPIPTYLSLVNPNETYLGDFNVEYAKQLFEEGLNELNLSRKDFPTLLYRYSEVPGQKKLVEAIQEQWEKVLGIQVELIPSEWNVFLASLIDGEYEVGGYITFNMVNDPMYILEFFEHKESTYNMPNWENSHYQKLLALARAETNPEIRNQHLKEAEKMLIEENVVIPLYMVYAKYLKSSKIRNLTVNNLGQTDLKSAYIETN; translated from the coding sequence ATGACTTGTCCTCAAGTGCTTCATATTAACCATCAAGGAAACTATACATCGGCTCATCCTCATACAGGAGTAGATTTTGGCTGTAGAAATTTGCAAAAAGCTCTTTTTGAAGGATTAACTCGTCACAATAGTGAAGGACTACCAGAATTAGCTGGGGCTGAAAATGTAGAAGTTTCTCCAGACAAAACCCAATATATCTTTACTCTTCGACCTATGTTATGGACAAATGGAAAAACAGTGACTGCTTTTGATTTTGAACGATCATGGAAAGAAGCTATTTCTCCTCAATCCAATTGTCTACGACCCGATCTTTTTTACCCAATTAAAAATGCTAAAAGAGCCAAAATCAAAGAAGTTTCTATTGATGATGTAGGAATTAAAGCAATTGATGACAGAACATTAGTAGTGGATCTTGAACATCCTACGCCTTATTTTCTTGATTTAACTGCGAATGCTGTCTTCTATCCTCTCTATGACAAAAGTGAAGAACCAACTGTCTTTAATGGCCCATTCTTTCTTAAAAAATGGAATTTTAGCCAAAATATTATTCTGAAAAAAAACCCTAAATATTGGGATGCTGAAAATGTGAAATTAGAAGAGATTGATATTTCCCTTGTAAGTGATCCTAATACTGCCATTCTTATGTATGAAAAAGGAGAAATTGATTGGGTGGGTCATCCTTTTACTTGGTTACCTCTAGATACTATAAAAAAAATGTCAGAATCTCAAGAATTTAACAGTCAACCAATTGCTGGTGTCTATTGGATTACTTTAAATAATGACACTTTCCCTCTTAGTTCTGCTAAAATTCGCCGTGCTTTATCAGCGGCAATTGATCGAAATTTAATTGCTGAACATGTGGCATTGGGTGAGATAGTAACTAACACACCTATTCCTACTTACTTATCTTTAGTCAATCCAAATGAAACCTATCTAGGAGATTTTAACGTAGAATATGCAAAGCAGCTTTTTGAGGAAGGGCTTAATGAACTTAACCTAAGCCGTAAAGATTTTCCAACTCTTCTCTATAGATATAGTGAAGTGCCGGGACAAAAAAAACTTGTAGAAGCAATTCAAGAACAATGGGAAAAAGTTCTAGGGATTCAAGTTGAGCTCATTCCTTCCGAATGGAATGTATTTTTAGCTAGTTTAATTGATGGTGAATATGAAGTCGGTGGATATATCACCTTTAATATGGTGAATGATCCTATGTACATTCTTGAATTTTTTGAACATAAAGAATCTACATATAACATGCCTAATTGGGAAAACTCCCACTATCAAAAACTTCTCGCTCTAGCAAGAGCAGAAACAAACCCAGAAATAAGAAATCAACATCTTAAAGAAGCTGAAAAAATGCTCATAGAAGAAAATGTTGTGATCCCCCTATATATGGTATATGCTAAGTACTTAAAGTCTTCAAAGATTCGCAATCTTACTGTGAACAATTTAGGACAAACAGATCTAAAATCGGCTTATATCGAAACAAATTAA
- a CDS encoding alpha/beta hydrolase: protein MKKLTKLLILILLIYSNFLNAKEGSIICLHGFFRSYRCMIPIGNTFKSEGLEAYLWDYRSRKETIESHAQKLVEVLNMIAKQKPGEPIHFATHSFGGIIVRAAVNHPACPQEAKIGKAVLLAPPNKGSSLAHRVNKCPAVRWFFGKHAGRQLLEYDEQAMNSIGNFPDKMEVMVIAGNKKSGLLRFWVDGPNDGKVSIEETKLLTPHDHYTLYVSHNWIMTSREAIELTKKFILKEKKLLD, encoded by the coding sequence GTGAAAAAATTAACTAAACTATTAATATTAATATTATTGATTTATAGTAATTTCTTGAATGCAAAAGAAGGATCTATAATTTGTCTTCATGGTTTTTTTCGTTCCTACAGATGTATGATTCCTATAGGGAATACTTTTAAAAGCGAAGGACTTGAAGCTTATCTTTGGGATTATCGAAGTCGAAAAGAAACAATTGAATCTCATGCTCAAAAATTAGTAGAGGTTCTGAATATGATTGCTAAACAAAAACCAGGTGAACCGATTCATTTTGCGACTCATTCATTTGGAGGCATTATCGTACGAGCTGCTGTGAATCATCCCGCATGTCCTCAAGAAGCGAAAATAGGAAAAGCCGTCCTACTTGCTCCACCAAATAAAGGGTCTAGTTTGGCGCATAGGGTAAACAAATGCCCTGCTGTGCGTTGGTTTTTTGGGAAACATGCAGGAAGACAACTACTTGAATACGATGAACAAGCTATGAATAGTATTGGAAATTTTCCAGATAAAATGGAGGTAATGGTAATAGCTGGTAATAAGAAAAGTGGTTTACTAAGATTCTGGGTAGATGGACCTAATGATGGGAAAGTCTCTATTGAAGAAACCAAGCTGTTAACCCCTCATGACCATTATACCTTATACGTAAGCCATAACTGGATTATGACCAGTCGAGAAGCAATTGAATTAACCAAAAAATTCATTTTAAAAGAAAAAAAGCTTTTAGACTAA
- a CDS encoding DUF2608 domain-containing protein — protein MKKYIFVLFFFSSYLSAEILESHDIRDLLAFANPETLIITDLNDVLMTTTESLGSDTWAAYEIKKRMASTGMTKVEIMDSFIPLWHHILMEAKFKAVEPSTAGVIRKLQKQGNTVLGLTARYVEMAYPTIDQIHSIGIDFTLNTLKNFDCEIEGGAKYLEGIIFVGLKNDKGETLIRFLNQLNYRPKKILFIDDKEKNLQSVSLACQKEGIQFLGLRYGYLDSFSKTFDCTLADSQLKDFINKKESERLSRMFEADQQALRITDRDKFNVVNDHGI, from the coding sequence ATGAAAAAATATATTTTTGTCCTGTTTTTCTTTTCTAGTTATTTGTCAGCAGAAATTCTGGAGAGTCATGATATTCGTGATCTGTTAGCATTTGCAAATCCAGAGACATTAATTATTACTGATCTTAATGATGTGCTTATGACAACGACAGAATCTCTTGGATCCGATACCTGGGCAGCTTATGAAATAAAAAAAAGAATGGCATCCACAGGGATGACAAAAGTTGAGATCATGGATAGTTTTATTCCTCTTTGGCATCATATTCTGATGGAGGCTAAATTTAAAGCTGTAGAGCCTTCAACAGCTGGTGTAATTCGCAAATTACAAAAACAAGGAAATACTGTTTTAGGTTTAACAGCTCGTTATGTTGAAATGGCATATCCTACGATTGATCAAATCCATTCAATTGGAATAGATTTCACCTTAAATACTTTAAAAAATTTTGATTGTGAAATTGAGGGAGGTGCTAAATATTTAGAAGGGATTATTTTCGTGGGGTTAAAGAACGATAAAGGAGAGACGTTAATACGTTTTTTAAATCAGCTGAATTACCGGCCAAAAAAGATTCTTTTTATTGACGATAAAGAAAAAAATCTTCAATCAGTCTCTCTTGCGTGTCAAAAAGAAGGAATTCAATTTTTAGGTTTAAGATATGGTTATCTTGATTCTTTCTCTAAAACCTTTGATTGTACTTTAGCTGATAGTCAATTAAAAGATTTTATCAATAAAAAAGAATCGGAGCGTCTTTCTCGTATGTTTGAAGCTGATCAACAAGCTTTACGGATTACGGATAGGGATAAATTCAATGTAGTTAATGACCACGGTATTTAG
- a CDS encoding SEC-C metal-binding domain-containing protein: MTKKIGRNDPCACGSGKKYKNCCMNKEQVVAKYTPSGKRKFKAKVIKINQGNLGLFDRLTPIQETPIKNNVLERMKKFRSTENDYQSKKIGESLKFKGSEKNPVARTRHLPKPDEPFNPTSEDLQENK; encoded by the coding sequence ATGACAAAAAAAATAGGAAGAAATGATCCTTGTGCATGTGGTTCAGGTAAGAAATATAAAAACTGCTGTATGAATAAAGAGCAAGTAGTGGCTAAATATACACCTTCTGGTAAGAGAAAGTTTAAAGCCAAGGTGATTAAAATTAACCAAGGAAATTTAGGCCTTTTTGATCGATTGACGCCAATTCAGGAGACTCCTATTAAAAACAATGTTCTGGAAAGAATGAAAAAATTTCGGAGCACAGAGAATGATTATCAAAGTAAAAAAATTGGAGAGTCATTGAAATTTAAAGGAAGTGAGAAAAATCCAGTCGCGCGTACACGTCATCTACCCAAACCTGACGAACCATTTAATCCAACATCCGAGGATCTTCAAGAAAATAAATAG
- a CDS encoding HD domain-containing protein has product MTSLLQVLPDNPKIRSLTNHLLSEWQNYKTYENPSFNTHQLICAIIYSAHQHANQVRKDKESTPYIIHPLEVCNNLWEVGQVRNANILMSAILHDTLEDTLATEDEIQKYFGQRVLITVKEVTNAPNLSSDENKQCQIDHVPCMSQDARLVKLADRLANITDLNTNPPSSWTSQKIENYFTWGEKLLAALRGTNHQLETMLKKMIEDHSTSKEVRQ; this is encoded by the coding sequence ATGACAAGTCTACTTCAGGTATTACCAGACAATCCTAAAATTCGATCTCTTACGAATCATCTTCTAAGTGAGTGGCAAAATTACAAAACTTACGAAAATCCAAGCTTCAATACTCACCAATTAATTTGTGCGATCATTTACAGTGCACATCAACATGCGAATCAAGTACGAAAAGATAAAGAATCTACTCCCTATATTATTCATCCTTTAGAAGTTTGCAATAATCTTTGGGAAGTAGGCCAGGTGCGTAACGCAAATATTTTAATGTCAGCTATTCTTCATGATACTCTTGAAGATACTTTGGCGACAGAAGATGAGATTCAAAAATATTTTGGACAACGTGTTCTGATCACGGTCAAAGAAGTAACTAATGCACCTAATCTCAGTAGTGATGAAAACAAACAATGCCAAATAGATCATGTACCTTGTATGTCACAAGATGCTCGTCTCGTTAAATTAGCAGATCGATTAGCCAATATTACCGATTTAAATACTAATCCTCCTTCTTCATGGACATCTCAAAAAATTGAGAATTATTTTACATGGGGAGAAAAATTATTGGCAGCATTACGAGGAACAAATCATCAACTTGAAACGATGTTAAAAAAAATGATAGAAGATCACAGTACCTCTAAAGAGGTAAGACAATGA
- a CDS encoding zinc-dependent alcohol dehydrogenase family protein has translation MVLKEVGQPLYLTKIPIPKPDQDQVLIRVLACGICRTDLHVIDGELPFPKLPLIPGHQVIGKIEKIGKQVKNMRIGQRVGLPWLGGSCGQCDYCSSGKENLCSQAIYTGYQINGGFADYCLAKADFLFPIPEPYSDLQAAPLLCAGLIGYRALQMVGNAKTIGFYGFGVSAHILIQIIRYQGNEVYAFTKTGDLQNQEFAKSFGASWAGSSDDHPPVLLNAAIIFAPTGALIPKALAVVKKGGVVVCAGIHMSNIPSFPYHLLWNERTLRSVANLTRKDGEDFLSLAPKIPIKTTVQPYPLEKVNEAIEDLRTGRLSGAAVIQM, from the coding sequence ATGGTTTTAAAAGAGGTTGGACAACCTCTTTATCTAACAAAAATCCCAATACCTAAGCCCGATCAGGACCAGGTTTTAATTCGAGTACTAGCATGTGGCATATGCCGTACTGACCTGCATGTGATAGATGGTGAACTTCCATTTCCAAAACTTCCGCTCATTCCTGGACACCAAGTGATCGGTAAGATTGAAAAGATAGGGAAACAAGTCAAAAATATGAGAATTGGTCAGAGAGTAGGTTTACCTTGGCTTGGTGGGAGTTGTGGCCAGTGTGACTACTGCTCTTCTGGAAAGGAAAACCTTTGTTCTCAGGCAATTTATACAGGATACCAGATAAATGGAGGTTTTGCAGATTACTGTCTAGCAAAAGCAGACTTTCTTTTTCCTATTCCTGAACCTTATTCTGATCTACAAGCAGCTCCACTTTTGTGTGCGGGTTTGATTGGCTACCGAGCTTTACAAATGGTTGGAAATGCTAAAACAATCGGTTTTTATGGCTTTGGAGTCTCGGCTCATATCCTGATTCAAATTATCCGTTATCAAGGAAATGAAGTATATGCGTTTACAAAAACAGGAGATCTGCAAAATCAAGAGTTTGCGAAATCTTTCGGAGCCTCGTGGGCAGGAAGCTCTGATGATCACCCCCCTGTCTTACTCAATGCAGCGATCATTTTTGCTCCAACAGGAGCCCTCATTCCAAAAGCTTTAGCTGTAGTGAAAAAAGGTGGGGTTGTGGTTTGTGCAGGGATTCATATGAGTAATATTCCTTCATTCCCTTATCATCTTTTATGGAATGAACGGACACTTAGATCAGTTGCAAATCTTACGCGAAAAGATGGAGAAGATTTCCTCTCTCTTGCTCCTAAAATTCCTATCAAAACTACAGTCCAACCCTATCCTTTAGAAAAAGTCAATGAAGCAATAGAAGATCTACGGACAGGAAGACTATCTGGTGCTGCTGTCATTCAAATGTAA
- a CDS encoding HAD-IA family hydrolase gives MIIKGLFLDIGGVLMTNGWDHVLQQKTANHFGVDYSEMQARHHLLFETYEIGKLTFEEYLKKIFFFEKRVFTLKEVKKFIFNSVEPFHDMVQYICKIKKEYNLKIGVISNEGRELALDRIKRFDLSSFIDFFVVSSFVHFRKPDPDIYRLAIDIMQVSPDDIVYIDDRLMLIQSAEEIGLKGIHHTDMNKTKMILNKLLKK, from the coding sequence ATGATCATTAAAGGGTTATTTCTAGATATTGGAGGAGTATTAATGACTAATGGTTGGGATCATGTTTTACAACAAAAGACAGCAAATCATTTTGGAGTAGATTATAGTGAAATGCAAGCTAGACATCATTTATTATTTGAGACTTATGAAATTGGAAAACTTACTTTTGAGGAATATTTAAAAAAGATTTTCTTTTTTGAAAAGCGTGTCTTTACATTAAAAGAAGTAAAAAAATTCATTTTTAACTCAGTCGAACCTTTTCATGATATGGTTCAATATATTTGTAAAATTAAAAAAGAATATAATTTGAAAATTGGAGTTATAAGCAACGAAGGACGCGAACTGGCTTTAGACAGGATTAAACGGTTTGACCTATCTTCTTTTATTGATTTTTTTGTTGTCTCCTCTTTTGTCCATTTTCGTAAACCAGATCCCGATATTTATCGACTTGCGATTGATATCATGCAAGTTTCTCCCGATGATATTGTGTACATTGATGATCGTCTTATGCTTATCCAATCTGCAGAAGAGATTGGATTAAAAGGGATACATCATACCGATATGAATAAAACAAAAATGATTTTAAATAAGTTACTTAAAAAATAA
- a CDS encoding NAD(P)-dependent oxidoreductase yields the protein MKETGIILVTGSCGRIGAAIVKKLGKHHRTVGFELLKAFYASANEELIPCDLSSDESVHQALRHIQDFYGNHIIAVIHLAAYYSFKDRSMEKYENITIEGTRRLLKGLQNFHVEQFIFSSTMLVHEPCQPGQKITENWPINPKWAYPLSKVKTEKVIHEERGDIPVVILRISGVYDDDCHSIPISQQIQRIYEHQMNAHLFSGDLTHGADFMHMNDLVEVLFQCVHKRKELPDELILIIGEGKTYSYDYLQRKISLLLHGKEFNTHTLPKPVAKFGAWVENHLPFMDNQFIQPWMISIADDHYELNISKAKTLLGWEPKHSLDKTLPKMIEKLKNDPINWYKNNGLKMASHIKKKMNRKQKIS from the coding sequence ATGAAAGAAACAGGAATTATCTTAGTTACAGGATCTTGTGGGCGTATTGGAGCTGCTATTGTCAAAAAACTAGGAAAACACCATCGAACCGTTGGATTTGAACTGCTTAAAGCATTTTATGCTTCTGCAAACGAAGAACTTATTCCTTGTGATCTCTCATCAGATGAAAGTGTTCATCAAGCCTTAAGACATATACAAGATTTTTACGGCAACCATATTATAGCTGTGATTCATCTTGCAGCCTATTATAGTTTTAAAGATCGAAGTATGGAAAAATATGAAAATATCACTATTGAAGGGACTCGTCGTTTACTAAAAGGTCTTCAAAATTTTCATGTTGAGCAATTCATTTTTTCAAGCACAATGCTTGTGCACGAGCCATGCCAGCCAGGCCAAAAAATTACTGAGAATTGGCCTATCAACCCCAAGTGGGCTTATCCCTTATCTAAAGTCAAAACAGAGAAGGTGATCCATGAAGAACGTGGAGATATTCCAGTAGTTATATTACGTATTTCTGGGGTATATGACGACGACTGCCATTCGATCCCAATCAGTCAGCAAATTCAGCGCATCTATGAACATCAGATGAACGCCCATCTATTTTCTGGAGATTTAACACACGGAGCGGATTTTATGCATATGAACGATTTAGTAGAAGTCCTTTTTCAATGCGTGCATAAAAGAAAAGAGCTACCTGATGAACTTATTCTAATAATAGGAGAAGGAAAAACATACAGCTACGACTATCTTCAACGAAAAATTAGTCTTCTATTACATGGAAAAGAGTTTAATACACACACTCTTCCTAAGCCAGTTGCTAAATTTGGTGCATGGGTGGAAAATCATCTCCCATTTATGGATAATCAATTCATTCAGCCTTGGATGATTAGCATAGCTGATGATCATTATGAACTCAATATTTCTAAAGCAAAAACCCTACTGGGATGGGAGCCAAAACACAGCCTTGATAAAACATTGCCTAAAATGATTGAAAAACTGAAAAATGATCCTATCAATTGGTATAAAAATAATGGTCTAAAAATGGCTAGCCATATCAAAAAGAAAATGAATAGGAAACAAAAAATTTCTTAG